One Campylobacter sputorum subsp. sputorum DNA segment encodes these proteins:
- the pssA gene encoding CDP-diacylglycerol--serine O-phosphatidyltransferase, whose protein sequence is MKENSNKPQIIYILPNLFTAASAFVGIISIISAANGHYGKAILYIILSLLLDGLDGRVARLTHTTSKFGLEFDSLADIIAFGVAPAMLFYFTYGHSFGKFGSLVASMFVVFGAIRLARFNVTTGTYEPSVFIGLPIPTAAVVTSVWIAFYLEYSFMKGYEWLLIFVISGLALLMVSNVRYPSFKKIDYQKANFLKVLVWLLLVFFLLYLYPLEFAFIVTSGYVLYGIIRAIYNIYRAKFPRNI, encoded by the coding sequence ATGAAAGAAAATAGCAATAAGCCACAAATTATATATATCTTGCCAAATTTATTCACAGCAGCAAGTGCGTTTGTTGGAATTATAAGCATTATTTCTGCGGCAAATGGTCATTATGGTAAAGCGATACTTTATATAATTTTGTCTTTATTGCTAGATGGTCTTGATGGAAGAGTTGCAAGACTTACGCACACTACATCTAAATTTGGTTTAGAGTTTGATAGTTTAGCTGATATAATAGCCTTTGGAGTTGCTCCTGCAATGCTGTTTTATTTCACATATGGTCATAGTTTTGGTAAATTTGGCTCTTTAGTGGCAAGTATGTTTGTTGTTTTTGGTGCCATTAGACTTGCAAGATTTAATGTAACTACTGGAACTTATGAACCAAGCGTTTTTATAGGTCTTCCAATACCAACTGCAGCAGTTGTAACCTCTGTTTGGATTGCTTTTTACCTAGAGTATTCTTTTATGAAAGGTTATGAATGGTTGTTAATTTTTGTTATTAGTGGTCTTGCACTTTTAATGGTTAGCAATGTTAGATATCCGAGTTTTAAAAAGATTGATTATCAAAAGGCAAATTTTTTAAAAGTGTTAGTATGGCTTTTGTTAGTATTTTTTCTTTTATATTTATATCCATTAGAGTTTGCTTTCATTGTAACAAGTGGATATGTTTTATATGGCATAATAAGAGCGATTTATAATATTTATAGAGCTAAATTTCCAAGAAATATTTAA